The following proteins are co-located in the Spirochaetota bacterium genome:
- a CDS encoding protein-glutamate O-methyltransferase CheR: MNKTEIENIEIQLLLDGIYKRYGYDFRNYNRTSLKRRIKSFISKTECTNISDLLSRLLYDKTLLESMIFYISITVTEMFRDPFVYKAIREKVLPYLKTFPIIKIWHAGCATGEEVYSMAILLIEEGIYDRSLIYATDFNDTALGRAKEGIYSIDQIKQYTTNYQRSGGKISLSDYYHSEYDTVIMNRRLKKRITFANHNLVTDSAFGEMHFIICRNVMIYFNKDLQNRVFKLFYDSLIFNGFLCIGDKESLDFINVNDNFNIIATKEKIYQKKR, encoded by the coding sequence ATGAACAAAACAGAAATTGAAAATATTGAGATTCAGCTACTATTGGATGGTATCTATAAGCGTTACGGGTATGATTTTCGCAATTATAATCGCACATCACTCAAGAGGCGAATAAAAAGTTTTATTAGCAAAACGGAATGTACTAATATTTCAGATTTATTATCCAGATTGCTTTATGATAAAACTCTCTTAGAATCCATGATCTTCTATATTTCAATTACTGTGACAGAGATGTTTAGGGACCCTTTTGTCTATAAAGCAATCAGAGAAAAGGTTTTGCCATATCTTAAGACCTTCCCAATAATAAAAATATGGCATGCAGGTTGTGCCACAGGGGAGGAGGTCTACTCAATGGCTATCCTGCTTATAGAGGAAGGTATATATGACCGTTCACTGATATACGCAACAGACTTTAATGACACTGCTTTAGGGAGAGCTAAAGAAGGTATATACTCTATCGATCAAATTAAACAATATACCACGAATTATCAGAGATCAGGGGGCAAGATTTCATTATCAGATTATTATCACTCCGAATATGATACAGTGATCATGAACAGGAGATTGAAAAAGAGAATAACATTTGCAAACCACAACCTTGTTACTGATTCTGCATTCGGGGAAATGCATTTTATCATTTGTCGAAATGTGATGATCTATTTTAATAAGGATCTACAGAACCGTGTATTTAAACTCTTTTATGATAGTTTGATCTTTAATGGATTTCTATGCATTGGAGATAAGGAGAGTTTAGACTTTATTAATGTGAATGATAATTTTAATATAATTGCTACTAAGGAAAAAATTTATCAGAAAAAAAGGTAG
- a CDS encoding diaminopimelate decarboxylase, producing MTTKPLPFTKSQIEDIIREFPTPFHIYYEKGIRDNAKKLKSAFSWADGFKEYFAVKATPNPHILKIMKDEGFGADCSSLPELIMAERVGITEENIMFSSNNTPAIEYQKALKIGAIINLDDINHLSFLEKHAGLPELICFRYNPGPLRTGNNIIGLPEDSKYGVTKEQIFEGHNIAKGRGVKRFGLHTMIVSNELNPDYLIATARMLFELAVEILEYTGIKIEFVNIGGGFGIPYEPDEDALNYYEISKGIEQHYNEIIKKNDLHPLKLFMECGRVMTGPYGFLVSRVLHLKRTYKNYAGIDACMSNLMRPAIYGEYHHITVLGKEELPLDVTYDVTGSLCENNDKFAIDRKLPKLETGDIVVIHDTGAHGHAMGFNYNGKLRSSELLLKQNGEVEMIRRAETLDDYFITLKF from the coding sequence ATGACTACAAAGCCATTACCATTTACAAAATCTCAGATTGAAGATATCATTAGGGAATTTCCAACCCCGTTTCACATATATTATGAAAAGGGCATCCGGGATAATGCGAAAAAATTAAAATCTGCTTTTTCATGGGCTGATGGATTTAAGGAATATTTTGCGGTTAAGGCAACCCCTAATCCGCATATACTAAAGATTATGAAGGATGAGGGATTCGGAGCTGACTGCAGTTCGCTTCCAGAGCTTATAATGGCTGAGAGGGTTGGAATCACAGAAGAGAATATCATGTTTTCCTCCAACAATACCCCGGCAATAGAATATCAAAAGGCCTTAAAGATTGGGGCAATAATAAACCTTGATGATATCAATCACCTATCCTTCTTAGAAAAGCACGCTGGTCTGCCAGAACTCATCTGCTTTCGTTACAATCCCGGCCCCTTAAGAACAGGGAATAACATAATTGGCCTGCCTGAGGATTCAAAATACGGCGTAACCAAAGAACAAATTTTTGAGGGTCACAATATTGCTAAAGGCAGAGGAGTGAAAAGATTCGGGCTTCATACCATGATAGTATCCAATGAACTCAATCCCGATTATCTTATTGCAACTGCGAGAATGCTCTTTGAACTGGCTGTTGAAATACTAGAATACACTGGCATAAAGATTGAATTTGTGAATATAGGCGGCGGATTTGGCATACCCTACGAACCGGATGAAGATGCCTTGAACTATTATGAGATATCAAAGGGAATTGAACAACACTATAATGAGATCATTAAAAAGAATGATCTACATCCATTAAAATTATTTATGGAATGTGGCAGAGTAATGACCGGGCCCTATGGCTTTTTGGTCTCAAGGGTGCTGCATCTTAAGAGAACATATAAAAATTACGCTGGCATTGACGCCTGCATGTCCAATCTGATGAGACCGGCCATCTATGGAGAATATCATCACATCACAGTGCTTGGTAAGGAAGAGCTTCCTTTAGATGTGACTTATGATGTTACAGGATCCTTATGCGAAAACAATGATAAATTTGCAATAGATAGAAAGCTCCCAAAACTTGAAACAGGGGATATTGTGGTTATTCACGACACAGGGGCTCATGGGCATGCAATGGGCTTCAATTATAATGGAAAATTGCGCTCCTCTGAATTGCTATTAAAGCAGAATGGCGAAGTGGAGATGATAAGAAGGGCTGAAACACTAGATGATTATTTTATAACACTGAAGTTCTAA
- a CDS encoding response regulator, producing the protein MNNKPNILIVDDKVENLIALESVLCDLHVNLIRAISGNEALIKILEHEFALALLDIQMPDMDGYETLELIRQNKKTELLPVIFVTAIYSDKHSLIKGIEKGAIDFIVKPIIPEILIGKVNIFLSLDKQRKKLEKEIKRRKSAEKRLQKSFEILQSTMNGVMNAMSLVVETKDPYTAGHQNKVAELSGAIAAKLGLSNDQIDCVRMAASIHDLGKVHVPADILSKPGKINNDEFNIIKTHPVIGYEILKTIEFPYPIAEIIYQHHEKVDGSGYPNGLSGNDIRLESKIICVADVVDAMSSHRPYRPALGIEAAKKEITCKKGILYDSEVVDICIDIINSV; encoded by the coding sequence ATGAATAACAAACCAAACATACTGATTGTTGATGATAAGGTCGAAAACCTCATTGCTCTTGAGAGTGTATTGTGTGATTTACACGTAAATTTGATTAGAGCGATCTCTGGGAATGAAGCGCTAATTAAAATTCTTGAACACGAGTTTGCCCTAGCACTTTTAGATATTCAAATGCCGGATATGGATGGATATGAAACCTTAGAGCTTATTCGTCAAAATAAAAAAACTGAATTATTGCCAGTCATCTTTGTCACTGCCATTTATTCCGATAAACACAGCCTTATCAAGGGTATTGAGAAAGGTGCGATTGATTTTATTGTAAAACCTATAATTCCTGAAATACTCATAGGAAAGGTCAATATATTTCTTAGCCTAGATAAACAGAGAAAAAAACTTGAGAAGGAGATTAAAAGAAGAAAATCGGCAGAAAAGAGGCTACAGAAGAGCTTCGAAATACTGCAAAGTACTATGAATGGGGTAATGAATGCAATGTCATTAGTTGTGGAGACCAAGGACCCTTATACAGCAGGACATCAAAATAAGGTTGCAGAGCTTTCCGGAGCTATTGCAGCTAAGTTGGGCCTTTCTAATGATCAAATCGATTGTGTTAGAATGGCTGCTTCAATTCATGACCTTGGGAAAGTTCATGTTCCTGCAGATATTTTGAGTAAACCAGGTAAGATCAACAATGATGAGTTTAATATTATAAAAACACATCCGGTAATCGGTTATGAAATTTTAAAGACTATAGAATTCCCGTATCCTATTGCAGAAATAATCTATCAGCATCATGAAAAAGTCGATGGCTCGGGCTATCCCAATGGGCTTTCTGGTAATGATATTCGGTTAGAATCGAAAATAATATGCGTAGCAGATGTCGTTGATGCCATGTCATCACATAGGCCATATAGGCCAGCGCTGGGTATTGAGGCTGCAAAGAAAGAAATTACCTGTAAAAAGGGGATACTCTATGATTCTGAAGTAGTGGATATATGTATTGATATTATTAACTCTGTTTAA